From the genome of Apteryx mantelli isolate bAptMan1 chromosome 12, bAptMan1.hap1, whole genome shotgun sequence:
TACTGTTTCAAAGCAATTTTAGATAGCTTAATCATTCATgatttctggaaaggaaagctagTGGCAATAGACTAACTTGACCCGCTCTATATGATGAGTGCTGGGTTTTCCTGATTCATTTGCAGATGTTGGGGAAGTATGCTTTTCATTTGAAAGCTGTAATTGAAAGAGTGAACCATGGTATTGTGTCCAGTCAATGAAGATGTACAAAATGTCTTATTCCTGTGTATTCTGTTTTGTCTTGTCTTCTTGCTTGCAATATGTATGTAGTTGCAAACTTTAATTCCGTATGGAATAATCTGTACtagtaatttcttttcttcctaatttGCAAGTTAATATATACTTTATCTTCATACCTTTCATTTTGCTTGCCAATGGAAGTTACTTCATAAAAGAACTTATTTTCATACCTATTCAATTTGTTGATCGCAGTGAGACATTAATGTCTGGAAAAGGATGTAGTTTCTTTAGGTTGTTGCAGTATGATATTATCATTTAATTTTCACTTATTATGATAATTatcatttaattttgaaatattgtgaTAAACACATGTATTATAAGAGAGTTAATTCTTGATTCAGGAAGAGGTATATGAAATGACCGAAACAATAAGCCAGGGGCATCAGGAAGAGGTATACAAAGCCTAAGGAATATCAACATCCCTTTTTTAATATACATGTGGTAAATATTGAACCAGAATTTATTTAAACAAGAACTTTGGCAAGCATTCTACAAATCTTTTCACTGCAGAGTATAAGAAGCAGAAGTTCCAGGAAAGCTCCAAGCTTGAAATTGCTAATGATATGTCTTAAGGAAGTTAATCCTGACAATAGTTCTACTGTATTGAAGTTACTTTTAAACATCTGGAATCTGTAACTTGTGCCACTCTGATCAACCCCAGAGAAGGATGGTTCTTCTAAGATTCTGTAGAGAtttcctggaaaaatatttttaattgaccAGAAATTGCCGGCATTTAAGAGAATGATTTAATGGTTGAGAGGAGTTTTGGGGTTGTTCTCCTGTGGTCTTGGAATGATCAGCACCTGCTATCCCAAACCAGCTTTGGTGTACCAGGCTCTGGCTGTCTTCATTGCAGAAGTGTTTTCAGACTGATTCATCTGGGGCTGTTAGCTGAAATGCAAGTGCCACTTTCACATGGGTAGATAAGGAACTTATTTTGCCCCGTTGCTATTTGAGTCCTGGTGGTCCTCTGATGGTTTCTCACAGTCCTCTCTGTGAGTGTGCAAGAACATTTTCTTCCATAATTGACTAGGAAAGGAATCCCAGAGCAGCAACAAGGAAAATGTGATTTTGGAGGTCTTGAGCAGAACTCCCTTGTGAGTGCAGTACCAATAAAGACACATTAACCAGGGCAAGGCATGGCAGTGGGGAACCTCATAGCTGGCTGAGGCTAGTGTAGGTGTCAGTCACCCAACTTAGCTTTGCAGGGGAAGATATAGCTCCCAAGAGAGGCCCCCTAGAATAGTGCCCTCTCCAGCCTCTGGGTTGCTTCTTCCCTCTTGGGTGTGAGCACAACAGAGCTTATCACTGAGGTAATGCCCACCTCTGAGGAGCACAAAGTGCATTCAAGAAGGCTGTGGATGGCAGAGGGCACAATATGGAGAAGAAGGCTGTTGTCAAGTTAGGCTTGAATATCTGGTGAGCAGATGTATGGGCATCTCTAACTCTTTCCAGCTCAACAACTGGAGAAGATGTGAGAGAAAGCAGTGAAAACGCGTGAAGGGTCTTATAGCTAAAAAGCCCCTCAAGGCCCCAAAAGGCTGCGGCTGTGAAAAAGAGACCAAAGAAAGCTGaggagccagtggctgctgcagctGAGAAAGTAGCTAAAAGGCCCAAAAAGGCTAATGCTGGCAGAGCCAGGCTACTGGAAAAGCAGCAGAACCCAAAGCAGCAGAGTTGAAAGTGGCAAAAGGCTCAGAAAGTTGATCTGAACAAGAAGTGATGGTACTAGAATAAATTAGAGTGCTTACACATTCAAATAAACCAAATCTTTCCTTTGTACTTATGCTTTTAAGCTCTTTCAGCAGGAGGAATCTACAAGCAAAGGTTTTCTGTTAAAATGGAGCAGTTCAAAACTGTCTGGTTTTGCAGGAGGGGCCAAGGCAAGACAATGTTGAACTACGCCTCGCTCTGTATGCAGGACGGTGAAACGGTGCAAGCTTCAGTTCTGTTTTGGAGCACTGGGTGTGTGCTTGCATGCAGGGGCACAGTGCTTTAATCTACTGAAGAGCAATTCGCATCTTGTGGGAAACCTCAAGACCAAAACAGCCCGTGTCTCTCAGGTGCTCTGTTGCTGTGGATATTTCCAGAGAAGCTCATCTGCCCCAGCTGTTCATTTTTACATCTGTTTGCAACCTCCCTCCCTACTTGCTGCAGTGGTACAAATAGGCCTAGCAATGGGAGGTGACCAACAGCAACAAATATCTTCATAAAAACTCTACAGCTTTGCTCTCAAGGTATCTGTACCCTGGTTTGGGTGTTATATCCAAGGAAGGGCTTATGCAGTTGCTGGAATACAAGCAAACCCAGTTTAGACTCCTGTAAACAGTGCTTTACTGAGAAGGAGCTGGCCTGCCTGCTAGAACTTGTTGCTTTTAGATGTTCCTGCTTATGCCAAGAACATGCAAGATTTCTAATAAAAGTGGAAGGCCTGTAATTTTCCTGGTAAAGTCTTTCATTTGTACCTGTTAGCAAAATCAAGCCATTTTTTCTTTGTGAATTATGCTACACTTTCTGGATTTACGGGAGAAGCTCCAGAGCAGACCTCTCAAGTTAAAGTGACCTATCTGTTGTGTGAGTGCCCTAGGCAGTAAGGCCTTGTTTCCACAGAGTTGTGATGTGAGAGCAACCCAGTTAGGTTTCAGGAGTTGTGAGCCCCAGCTGAAGCTGCTTCTGTGCCTGGGGTGTTTATAAGGTCTCTCACATGTGGCTTTCTCCAGTGAGCAGCAAGGGAAGTTGATGTTGCAGTCTGAGGGAGGCATGTGTGTGCTCTTTTCTAGCTAGTCACCCATTTTCACAAAGCTTTTAATTGTGTATCTTTGAGACCTCTCCTCTTGTGTTGGATTTTATATGAAATTGCCACCTTATATTAACAAAATGTAGTGAGACTTCACAATCTGAAACCTGTGCAAGGAGCTGCCCATTTGGGTCATTTAGGAattcattgcttttgcttttcatctGTAAGTTGGCTTATTGGTTTAGATGTTGCTAGGAATGATGCCTCTGCCTCCAGATTACTTACCATactaaaaatatctaaaaatctTAAATTTTGAGGCTTAAGAACTCTGAAGGCTTGAAACTTGggataaataaaataatgttacAGAAGATTTGTGCTCcagctgtttcttattttttccaatAGTGCTAGGAGATCTCAGAGGATCTGTGGGGAATGGTATTCTGAGGATTTGGTTACTGATCAAAGCAGCCTGTAGGGAGGTGGAGATGAAGTGACTTCTGGCATGTCAGCTCCATCGCTGTCATCTGTGTTTTAAAAACCAGCAACAGAAATGCATTTAATTGGGCTACAGAGTACAGAAATTTAAACCCCTTCAGTCCTCAGACCACAAAGGCATAAATGTGAGTCAAAACAGAGCTCCTTCAGAAAAatgttgctttgtttgtttgtttgtttgtttgttaggatCTTGTCTCCTTAGTAGTGGAGGAAGGATCTTGGAAGTATGAGAAGAATTCAGGCCTCCTTTCCCCAGCTGCTGCCCCTCATCCTGTGATCCTGGAGATTGGCTGTGGCTCCGGAGCAATTGCTCTGAGTCTGTTGTGCAAACTGTCGCAGGTGAGCTTTTTTGAATGTTCATGGTGCAGTAGATGCCTATACTGCAGGACAGTGCCATTGTGCTAGTCTTCATCCAGACATCACAGACAAGCTTCTTTGCTCTTTTGGGACTTCAGCAGTCAGGCACTGTATGTTCACACTAGGTAGAGGGAGGAGATTTAAGAATCACTGTCCCCTGCTGTCTGCAGGAGTGGCAGAGACATGGCCAGAATGGAAGAAGCAAATGTACTCACTCTTCAGCTGTTACAGCTCACAATTTTATCATCTTAGCTTGAAGCACTGATTGGGATTGGTTTAATCCAATATCCTGGGCTGTGGACCAGGAGTCACTGAAGCATGGGCACACACTCTGTTTAGTTGACTTTATGTGGCAGCAGTTTCTGAAACAACCTCAGTGTGAATTGAAAGATCTTGTCTCTGAGCCTGAAGACTAAATAAATACAGGAAGGGGATTCCCACAGAAATGTCAACAGTTGGGATCAATATGACAAGCAGCTGTCACATTGCCCCAACTGCCAAACCACTATTTTAAAGCCTTTTGTTCCCTGATAACAACCCCCACCCTCTGGATAGAGTGAAAAGAACAGGAAGGAGTCTAAGATCTGGGTCACCAAAGCCCTTCTGACCTCAGATTATTGGGGCATGAGACATGCTTAGTGAGATACTGTTAGCgagcagaaagaacagaaatgaagCCAAGGTCTTGTCGCATGTAGTCAAGGGAAAAAATAGTCCCTTTTCCTCAGCATTGCAGATCAGCCAGTCCCTTGGTATGAATAAGAATTGCTGTGGCTGGCCCTAGCTCTTGGAGGAGAAGTATATGATTCAGTGTGTAAGAATTATGGAGGTTGATACCTGTGTTCCTCCTCCCGTTGACCTGATAAGGTTAATGCTTGGGCTTCATGACTTCAAAGCATAATTGCTCTGATTTTCTGAGCTCTGCTTCATGCTGTTTTCCTTGCCTGTCAGACTAATCAGCTGTGTCAGTCTCTCCCTGTAACTGGTAACACTCCTTGCCCAGCTGGCTAACGGAGAAGCTGCTGTGCCCAGAGAAATAAGGAGCCTTGACTGTGGGTGGTAGCTATGCTGATGGCTAAGTGGGGTTTACACTCCCCGTGTTATCTCTAGTGTTTGAGGCAGAATTTGGCCCTAGTAGAATATCAAGAAAAAGCACTGGCAGCTTCTCGTTTTGGGGTTCAGCTATGCCCTCTGTTAAGGGTCAGCTTCACATGTGTGTATGCTAGTCTCAGGCTGTGAAACGAACTCCCCTAGGAATGATGGCCACTCACGCCACATATTGCTATTATCTCCAAATACGGAGTGGTTTCTTTCAGCATGCTTTTTCTATGTAAATACATAGCGACATCTGTGTTTAAAAACTattaagcaaagcaaaaacaaaccagGCCTTTGCCTGTGCTTTTCGCAAGGAGGTGATGATGGAAGAACAAACAAATCTCTAACTGTTTAGGTCCTATTGCTTAATAATATGCTGGAGGACTCTAAAATACTTGAGCACTGAATATGGCATAAGCACTGTGAGGGCTCCAGTAGCGTAATTAGACAAAAAGTGTCTGCATAACAGCTGTAAAATGCCAGAACCTCTGTCCAAGCTGTTGTGTTACTGGGATGGATTCTGTCCACGTTAGAGATCAGGAGCGTAGGACGTGAACTTCCTTTAACTGACATCCACCCCAGATTTTGGCTTGCCAGATTGTTGAGTCTTGTGCTATTAGGAGCTATGAAAATGTCGGCGGATGTGAATCAGTGTGACTCCATTGTCAGCTGAGTTGGTTTGGTCAGAAATCTGTCTATTTTGGTAAGGTGCTAATAGCGTTGCAGAGTGCCTTCTGTTGTGTTAGTGGCCTTCCTAGAAATGACTCGTGATCCCGTCTGTGCCCTGAGATGAGTTCTTCATGGACTGTTCCTGTTAGGAGCTGAGACTGAACAGTGAAGTTTTTATGTTGTATGTCCCTTTTGGCAGAGCATGTCTAATCAGGAACCTTGATGTTGTaatacttgtttttttgttttttgttttttgtttactgTCCCAGAGCCGGGTGATAGCCGTGGATAAAGAGAAGGCTGCTGTGGATCTCACCAGGGAGAATGCACAGAGGTAGAAGCCCaaatattactttattttttgggggggggggaggggtaaaTTGTTGTTTGAGAAAGACCAGGAGTCCTCAAGGTTTGGTCACTTAATTCATGTTTATCGACACTGGAAACAAGCAAATGTTTAACTGTTTGACTCAAAGTGTCTAAGAATCCAGGAAAAAATGCTTATATTtactattttctttcctctgactTGTGAATACGCTTTGCCAAGACAGCAGCCTAGATAAACAGTCGTGCTCTTTGTCTTCCAAGGGTTTTCAAAGTGTTTCATGGTCACTACCCTTATCTCTTTTTTATGAACTTGGGAAATAAGCCTGCAGATAGTAAGAATATATATGTCACTTAAGAGGTTAAGGATGGGTGTAGCCTGAACCTTTCTTTCTCTGGCTCCCTACATCATTACTGCCATGTTTTTCTGTCATTGCTCTTCTAGGTATAAGCTTTCACGTTCAGATAGCACCTTCAATCTGATGTGCTATGGTAGTATCCCTCAGCATCCTCCTCACAGTCTGGGGTTTGGTGAGAATGGTGCTGCTGGGTCCCACACTGCTGTTTGCAGGAGCCACCTGCCCTGTGGCTGAATGTTCAGAGCTTCTGAATCAAACACCTCATGCCAGTATTTGCTCTGTGACTTCCTGCACTGTAAGGAAGAGCTGGAGTCAGAGAAGCTCTGTATCAGATTAACCTTGTCCTTTCTAGCAGCTCTGCTTCCTGAGCTGATTCTGTTCAACCTGAATTTCTGGTTTGTCACTAATGTAGTGAGCACCAAAGCTAGAATCTCAACATGTTTTTGAAACCAGGCAGAGATTTCTCTAGACACTGGCTGCAATTGAGGACAGGGGATGGGGTGTCAGGGGAGACCCGCTGTGTGCCATAGTGTGCTGTTGGTGGTCAGGGAATGACACCTCCTGTGGGAGGTTTGGTGTCTTCCTCTGCCAGCAGATTTTGACCAGCCTTGTCCCTCTGTAGCTTTGCAAAGTGCTTCCTGTGCCATTGCTCACAAAAGCCAGAGGCAAAACTGATGAGAGGTATTTTGATGAGTGAACCACACAGCTGAAGAATTAGAGGTTCTGTTTGTCCCTTTGGTGTCTCACACTCTCTGCTTCTGTGGCCTCTTCTATAATATCAGGCTACCACCAAGCACCAAGGCAAATTTCAGGCTGGCCTCTCTTTACTGTCCCAGCAGCATCAAGGGCCTTTTGCTCAGCATTCCTCTGATTTAAGGAGTTCTCCATCCAGCCACTTCCCCCTGCCAGGGAGCATATTCTGAAGCCAGCCAGGAGCTAGGGACAGGTCAGACTGGAGCACTGTGAGTGCCATGCACTGTGGCAGTCTGACAGTCTCAACACTCTTCTATCTTGTATTAGCACAGTGAGTCAGAGAGGTCAGAATCTTGGCCAAAATCTATACCTATTCTCCCTAAGAAATACTGAGGTGTTTATAGGcctatttcttaaaaaataaataaataaataaaaacccagCATACTTGCTTACTCAGCACAGAAGGGAGAGGTGTTTGTGTCTTCTAGTGACTTCAGGGATTCTGCTGGCATGAGCAGCTggggaggtctggctgcagatgaAAGGCCCTGGCAGAAACATATTTCCTAACTAATGCCCACAGAGATGTCAGGGGTGAGAAGGATCCTGAGTTAGAAGGTAGCATCTGAGAAGCCCTTGTATGCATTTTAAGTGCATTATCCTGAACAGCCTGTGCTGGAGCTGTCCCTAAATGAGTCCCTTCTCCTTGAGCTGTGTCTGGCTTGGGGATGCTGCTGCACTGCGCATGCTGGTCTCCTGACAGTGTGCAGTAACATCTTGTCACCTTGACATTGGTACGTAAGATGCAAGATCCAAATGTGACTGTCCATAGATGCCTAAAAACATATTCAGATGCCAGAACACTTTTAAGATCCAGATTGTCAAAGAGGGTGAAGAAAGAATGTGGCAATTTTTTGAGTATATTGTCTCCACTTACAATATCACAGATTTGCATATTTGAAGCCAGTAATTGGAGGGGTTTTTGCAGGTATGGTGAGCTCACCTGGGGGAGACCTTGCAGATGTAATTAATATGCAGCTGGGTGGGGGAATACAGCTGTATGTATGGCAACAGATGATCAAGCCTAGCATAATGTACACAGTTAGGTTTTGGATGCGCAGGAGCCATGCCCTGGAATAGTCATGGGAGTGCAGTAAGCTCTGCTTTGAATGCTCTTCCCCAGGCAAAGAGCAGATTGTACACTTCCCTCGCTGCTTGGCCTGAGAGGAATCCAGCTGCAGTCAGTGGGGATGGGAAACACTTAGGGTGTAATGTTTTCTATTTAATGTTCTGTTTATTGAATGTGCTGTTCATAAATCCACACAAACATGTCTCCTaatctttcctctttctgttctTGCATCTGGAATATTCTCTGCAGGCTGCAACTCCAGGACCGGATCCACATCCTCCACCATGATGTTTCATCCAGTAATTCTTTTCattgttttaattccttttctcttttctttccttttttctttctttctttttttttttaactttgttgaGGGGAGGTGGGCATGAGAGACAGCCAAGGGTCACGCCCTGAGATGCAGGGGTAAGAAGGGTGTTGAAGTAATAAAGAAAAAGGTCAGTAAGAAGTGAAGCACTGTCGAGCTTTTCCTTTCAGAGGTTTCCAGCTGAGAGAGGTCCCCAAGCGAAGTGCCTCAAAAACTAATTGTTCATGATTTTAGGTGTCTAAAGGTTGTGTCTGAGCTGGTAGTCCCAGTGCGTGCTCACTTTGCTGGGGAGAGGCAGACATATACACAGAGTAATTCATTTCATGCTGACGCAGATGCTGTAAACAAACGTGTATGTGCTTGTCTCTCCATTGATGTTAGAGGGAGCATAGGCATTTAGTTTAGATTGAATGCCCAGCCTTAGTCACCTGAAGTTAGGTGAGCTGAATGAGTGTCCGTCAGATGCAGAGAAGGATACCTTCTttcttccctggccctgcctgaAACCCTTTGAAGCTGCCATTTGGTGAGGCTTCTCCAGCTAGGCAGTTACGTGCCCAGCATGTGCTTGGCCAGGAGCTGCAGTGTTGCAGATTCATTAGCGCGCTATTCCGGCTGTGTGTTTTTTGACACTGTTACTTTTTAGGGATGTGTCTGCACAGCCTTCTCCACAGATCTGGGGTTGCGCTGCCCTTACTGCAATTAGCAGACAGACACCTCCAGTCCAAAAGCCGTGTAGTTCTGTTGTCGCTGCACCTGCGTGGGGAAGCCCTGTGCCGAGAAGCTGGCCTGCGAACAGTGCCACATGCGCATGCTCACATGGTGTCTGGGTCAGAGCTGGTACACCTCAGTCCGGACAGTGGCAGGAGCAGAGCAAGCTGAACCTTGCCTGCAGAACATACCTTTAGATGGTTGATACTGCTGAGAGACGGGCTCTTTTGCTCCTTAGATGCCCATCTGCAGCTTTGGCAAGAGGAAGGATACACGTCCTGCCAGGTGGTCTAAACTTCCACTCAGGTGTATGTGGACTTCCTCAAGTTCCTGTTGTTGATTCAGATTCAGGGGGCCACAGAGCTCTCTAGAGCGCTGTACTGTAAGATGTTAGGCCAAGAGGGACTGttgatacaaaagaaaaaaaacagtattttgcctGTACTTAGCTTTGCATCACTCTTGCATAGCCAGACGTGCATGCGTGTTTGTCTGGAAGGACACATTGTTTTAGGGATAGTATTTTAACGTTGAGCTTAGAAGGGATGTTGTTATGGGTGAGAGTTgattgtgactttttttcttcaggttctgccaagcagctgctgccttggGGCCCCGTGGACTTCATAGTCAGTAACCCACCGTATGTCTTCCATGAAGACATGGTGTCCCTGGCTCCAGAGATCCTCCGGTAATCAGacaaataatattttccttctctggtTCTTTGAAGCAAGGTTTTTATGCTGTTTCTTcatactacacacacacacacacacgcatgcagtgtgtgtgtggtatAGTGTACATACATGTGTATACAATAGTATAGCATTGCTTTAATACTACTGACAGGCCCTAAACAGTATGaaagtaaattaaatatttataaaaatgaaaaaagcacacACTTTTAAATTACCAGGTTTCCAATccgaaactgttttgttttgaaacgTTTTTGCCATTAGGCATTTTTGTCATAGTTGATATGAGTTTATGAAAGAAAGTGTAATTAATCTGAGCAGCTTTTTTGTGATGGAAAGAACCTGGATGGAAACGATGTGACCGGTTCTTGTCACAGACTTCTCTTAAACAAACCCACACAAACTTGAATATACTTCTGGGGGATCTGGAACTACTCTGTGTGCGCTGCTCTTCCTCAGAATTGATTGTTGTGCACGTCAGGACAAAGTCCTGCGCCCACCCCTGTGCAAGACGTGCACAAAAGCAGATTCCGTCCTTGAAATTGGCTAAACTTTCCACATTCTAATTTGGTCTGCTAGGTTAGAAGGCAGTCTAACCTGGCTATCGGCACTGCCAAAATAAGGCAAGTGATCCCTTGTAGAAcccgctctctctctctgcccagctAGCATAGGGAGAACATATCTATATATTGTAACTGTGTGGCTCAGGCTGCAGTTGGCTCATAATTTTCAAGAAGAGTTCAGGGAATGTTTTCTGCTTGTGCTCAACTCAGTTTCTCAGCCTAGTGGTAGCTTTCTTGTTACTCCCTGTGAGTAAAAGCCATGAGGGTGCTCTCACCTGCTATGAGTGGCAGAGTTCAGGTGTATTAGATGCACATTTTTCTGTGGAGCAGGGCAATGGAAGTTACTGCATTTGTAGAATGCATCCTCAAGGACATGGCTCATACTACATGCGTTTACTGTTAATGTCTCCTTTTGCCCAAACACTAGCTATGAGGACCTTGATGCACTGGATGGGGGAGATGGTGGGATGAGAGTCATCAAAACAATTCTGGCTCTGGCTCCTTCTCTTCTGAAGGATTCTGGGTAAGCACTGCTCTCTCTGAATTTCTTGTCTACTATCCATCCGCTTTTATaacttccattttctttccataTAAGAAGGTACAGAGGGAAAACAGTTGCAAAAAAAATTTCCCCCTTTATCTAATAGACAGCAGGTTAAAAATGCCACAGGTATAAGCAGGACTTAACTTGCATTTGGGGTATGCACCACTGTATGAGCCTTCCTTGACCAGTGGTGGTGTTTCATAGTCATTAGCAAAGTGAGAATTTTTAAAGGTCaaagcagcaacagaaagaaCATGGAGGAGAGCAGCAAAGAAAGAGGGAGCACAAAAGAGGAAAATTTCTAAGCAGAATAACTCATTGAGGGAGAAGTGATGTATGATGTAGAGCTCTGTGAGAATGAATGTAGATCTTTGCTTTCCTCCCACCCTTTAATTAGGGGAAACTTGTAAACTGTGCCAGGATACAATGCTGAATATCCCAGGAGAAACAAAAGATTCATCCAGGGATAGTTTCTTAAATGTCAAATTTCTCCATGATTATGCTCAAGATTGTCTGTTCCTGTTCCCTGTCATGTGGGATCCATTTTGTGCTTAGAGACCTATGCACAGATACTTGGGGGACCCAAACCTCTGTTCTGCCAAGGGCGTTTACATACCCTTTTGAAAAGTCCTGACCTTTTACTCGCTTAAGAGAAGTCATTGAAAATCTGCTGTTTTGAGAAGAGGAACTGTAATGCTGAGAGGCACACTGCTTGGGGAAGAGCTCATTCTTCATGCTTTGCATGACCACAAGAGCACAAGAGCCTCAGGGCTTACCAGCAATGGAGATTGGTCCCATGGGGTTAGTTGTTAGGAttatatttctttccctttttgcttgTATTATCAGGTCAAGCTGCCATTGAGGAGTGGGTGTTTTTTAAGGTCAGGAATGAGATCCACACCCAACTTGTAATTAGTTTGGTGAATTTATAGGGAGTGTTCAGTGTGGGACACTTTAGGAATTCTCAAGGGAGTGTATGGCTGAAGCTTGGCCTGTTCTTTGCCTATTAAACTTGTATCTTGCTACTCTGTCAAGGGCAGCGACCAATTCCATCATCTCCATGTGCCTGTAAGCTAGGGTGGGTCTGCCTTGTGGCAAGAGTGAGACTCAGAAATGAGCCAGTGTCACACAGCCTGACTGCAGCAGAACTACCCCTCCAGTGTCCAAGCCCAGTACTGGTGCAATAATTGAGGCTACAGTCCTGTATATAGGACTGTATGGCCTGAATCCTGGTAGCGTTTTCATAACTGATTTATGGAGACATTTATTATGGGGAAAACTTGTGTACTAAGTTATATTTTATGATTCTCGCTACTGGGACTTAATGTCACCCTGCTTATACAAAGAGGGACTTCATACTGCCAGTATTCATGCATTTGCATCCTAAAACTTCATTCTGGCCCTTCCTCAGCAGCCTGTTTCACCTTTAAATTTTTGGGGGCCTCAGTCAGGCTGAACAGGTGATTTCTCTGCATGGGGTTCACAAGCTGGGCTCCCTACGTCTCAATATCAGGACTAACTGCTCAAGCAGAGGTATACCATGAGAATTTCTCTTAAGATCAACCTTTTCTCCCTCTGAATGAAGCAGCTGGAATCTGCATCTTAAATGGACAGCTGGGATCTGTTTTAGAATCATTGGATTGCAGTGTGTTTCCTGATCATCTCATTTCCTGCACAGATAGGAGTCATCCAGGGAGAAAGAAAGACCTTAATTTTTCTCAGCTTGGAAACTAAATGTGTACATCTCCCCACTTTCTATTCCCACATGTGTCCTTTCAGGAGTGTGTTTCTGGAAGTTGATCCCAGACACCCAGAGATGGTGGAAAACTGGCTACAGACATACCCCAACTTGCTACTCACTCTTTGTGCCATTCACAAGGACTTCTGTGGCAAGTAAGTCTCTTTTATCTTCAGATTTTTGCTTCAGGTATAGGTCTGTGTACTGTCCCCTACATCCCAGTATCTTAAATGAAACTCAGCCAGAGAAAGTCAGCAGCTGAAGGCAACCATTTCCAAAACGAGGACTCCCTTCAAGTATCTCAGCATTCTTTTATGTCCCGAGGTAGACAGGCAAGTGTTTCTGAGTCAGAAGTGCTGACACAGGCAAGCATTTCTGATGGGGTGACTAGCTCTGGTGAGATTATCTTCTGTGGAAAATTGCTGTTTTACATGATGGAGATAGAATCATCTTCTCCCTTGTAAGACCTAATGCTCTGTTCATTCTTTTTCCCACAGGCCTAGATTTCTGCACATCCAAAAACAAAGCAGGTGATAACTGTACCTGAAGTAAGTCTTCCTTTCAGTATGCTTCTCGCTGGTGAGCCCTGCTGAACAGCTTGTTGAAAATTCTGCATGGCAGAAGGACTCTCCACTGCATTTCCCAGTGCTTTGACCTCTCTGTACAGTGGCAGGCCTCCTCGTTTCCTGTTACAGTCTTC
Proteins encoded in this window:
- the HEMK1 gene encoding MTRF1L release factor glutamine methyltransferase; the protein is MWKPEVAFAAMRCLTHPLLMRFLGLSSPCASAGLSQTKTLMLSPEQLSLRQSFSTRSGLVTATDVVKYWQKVFETNGIPEAQESSEYIVSFVLGAKTFQSLNSRILYTPLTAVQQEQIQQLSTKRLERMPVQYVLGEWDFQDLTLKMRPPVFIPRPETEDLVSLVVEEGSWKYEKNSGLLSPAAAPHPVILEIGCGSGAIALSLLCKLSQSRVIAVDKEKAAVDLTRENAQRLQLQDRIHILHHDVSSSSAKQLLPWGPVDFIVSNPPYVFHEDMVSLAPEILRYEDLDALDGGDGGMRVIKTILALAPSLLKDSGSVFLEVDPRHPEMVENWLQTYPNLLLTLCAIHKDFCGKPRFLHIQKQSR